In Schistocerca serialis cubense isolate TAMUIC-IGC-003099 chromosome 3, iqSchSeri2.2, whole genome shotgun sequence, the following proteins share a genomic window:
- the LOC126471353 gene encoding collagen alpha-1(I) chain-like, whose translation MHPPRRRRKGCGGAPAINTRAGGGRRQSSVGSHTSNNKHNRQVLIHWTRRASAMMRLVLFLVLFSICEITQAEEGYKYEKPTKPFITGTPGLRPGTAGPGGFAPGVGAGPAAKPGFPGPSGYPSSGPGGTPAGFPSGSQPGRPGAGGPSGYPSGGPSAGRPGGTLPGRPGTTGGPGRPIIQGDVGGTGYPSGGPGSFGPSGPFGPGAGRPGILGQPNGPGTPGAQGSVGYPSGRPGTGRPGGPGTIGGGGYPTGGPGVFRPSDSFGTGIGRPGVSGRPGGPGAAGYPSGGPGGLGPGGPFSPGAGGRPGGAGGLGQLGGTGITGRPGAPFTPGGPGGPGGPGVPGAPGGQGYPSGGPGGFGPSGPFGPGADRPGGVGGPGGSAGPGYPSGGPGGFGPSGPFGPSAGRPGGQGGAGITGRPGAPGTPGGPGGPGGPGGPGGPAGPGYPSGGPGGFSPSGPLGPGAGRPGGPGRPGGAVGPGYPSGGPGGFGPSGTLAPGRPGAVGGPGGQGYPSGGPGGFGPSGPFGPGAGRPGGPGRPGIAGRPGTPGTPGGPGGPGGPGGAGGPAGPGYPSGGPGGFGPSGQLGPGAGRPGGQGGPGGAGGYPSGGPGGFGPSGPFGPGKPGAPGGPGGPGGPGYPSGGPGGFGPSGPFGPGGGRPGTQGQPGIPGRPGTPGAPGGPGGPGGPGGLGGPTGPGYPSGGPGGFGPSGPFGPGAGRPGGFGRPGGPGGPGGPGYPSGGPGGFGPSGPFGPSAGRPGTPGQPGIPGRPGTPGAPGFPGGPGGPGGLGGPTGPGYPSGGPPGFGPSGPFSPGRPGAPGGPGGPGGPGGPGYPSGGPGGFGPSGPFGPGGGRPGTQGQPGIPGRPGTPGAPGGPGGPGGPGGLGGPTGPGYPSGGPGGFGPSGPFGPGAGRPGGFGRPGGPGGPGGPGYPSGGPGGFGPSGPFGPSAGRPGTPGQPGFPGRPGTSGASGGPGGPGGPGGPGGPTSPGYPTGGPGGFGPSGPFGPGGGRPGTPGGPGGPGGPGGPGGPGGPFGPGYPSGGPGGFGPTGPFGPGGPGIPGRPSRPGTPGGPGGPGGPGAPGRPGGPGYPSGGPGGFGPSGPFGPGAGQPGRPGGPGGPGGPGGPGRPGTGYPSGTPGGFGPSGPFGPGAGRPGGPSRPGGPGAPGSPGGPGGPSGPGGPSGPSGPFGPGAGRPGGQGGPGVPGQPGGGFKPSGPYGPGYPGGPSGGVGRPGRPGGVLGDATGPGGPGGPSGPTGYPSGGIGGRPGGVGPGGPFGPTGPTGPTGPTGPTGPTGPTGPGGPTGGVGGVGGIGGTGPTGPPGPSGPYPSGPAGPNGPYPEGSPGPDGPFPTGSPGPGPYDEGDYSAIPGEPGVDYPIYSEVPATSFSCSQQKFPGYYADVETQCQAFHICANNRTYDFLCPNGTVFHQEYFVCVWWNQFDCSRAPGLYNLNEFIYDYTIFGSPGAELLKPSGPGGFPGGTGTGATQGRPFSPSSGVTRPAGPTGPFRPGTPGSIGTGIVKPGGTFPSVTPGVTGGSGGPVAGYPRPGGPGGVGGILGDGITGPSSGGVPPSGFPGSQIGPTRPSGPSTGLPGGTGGVGQIGRPTGGYPRPGTGRPGLADTGTQPAYPDRQYLPPRNS comes from the exons TCCTCTTCAGCATATGTGAAATCACTCAG GCTGAGGAAGGCTACAAGTATGAAAAACCAACGAAGCCTTTCATCACTGGAACACCAGGTCTAAGACCAGGAACAGCAGGCCCAGGAGGATTTGCACCTGGAGTGGGAGCTGGGCCAGCTGCAAAACCCGGTTTTCCTGGACCCAGTGGCTACCCTTCTAGTGGTCCTGGAGGAACACCTGCAGGATTTCCATCTGGCAGTCAACCAGGAAGACCTGGAGCAGGCGGACCATCTGGATATCCATCTGGGGGACCAAGTGCCGGCAGACCAGGTGGCACCCTTCCTGGAAGACCTGGGACAACAGGAGGACCAGGTCGTCCAATTATTCAAGGAGATGTTGGAGGCACTGGATATCCATCAGGAGGGCCTGGCAGTTTCGGACCAAGTGGTCCATTTGGACCTGGTGCTGGACGACCTGGAATATTGGGGCAGCCTAATGGTCCAGGCACTCCTGGAGCTCAAGGCAGTGTTGGTTACCCCTCTGGAAGACCTGGTACAGGAAGACCAGGTGGTCCAGGTACAATAGGAGGTGGAGGTTATCCTACAGGTGGGCCTGGAGTATTCCGTCCTAGTGATTCATTTGGTACAGGCATTGGAAGACCTGGAGTTTCAGGAAGACCAGGAGGACCAGGTGCTGCCGGATATCCTTCTGGAGGTCCTGGAGGACTTGGGCCTGGTGGTCCCTTTAGTCCTGGTGCTGGTGGAAGGCCTGGAGGTGCTGGAGGTCTAGGACAGCTAGGTGGCACTGGAATAACAGGAAGGCCAGGTGCTCCATTCACTCCAGGTGGTCCTGGTGGTCCAGGAGGACCTGGGGTTCCTGGAGCCCCTGGTGGCCAAGGGTATCCATCAGGAGGACCTGGAGGATTTGGTCCTAGTGGTCCTTTTGGACCTGGTGCTGATAGGCCAGGAGGAGTTGGAGGCCCAGGGGGATCTGCTGGTCCTGGGTATCCATCAGGTGGGCCTGGAGGCTTTGGTCCTAGTGGTCCATTTGGGCCCAGTGCTGGTCGTCCAGGAGGTCAAGGTGGAGCTGGAATAACAGGAAGACCAGGTGCTCCAGGAACACCTGGTGGTCCTGGTGGTCCTGGAGGACCTGGAGGTCCAGGAGGACCTGCTGGTCCTGGATATCCCTCTGGTGGGCCTGGAGGATTTAGCCCTAGTGGTCCATTAGGACCTGGTGCAGGTCGGCCAGGAGGACCTGGACGTCCAGGAGGAGCTGTTGGTCCTGGATATCCATCTGGTGGGCCTGGGGGATTTGGTCCTAGTGGTACACTTGCTCCTGGTAGACCAGGGGCAGTAGGAGGTCCGGGAGGGCAAGGTTATCCATCAGGAGGACCGGGTGGGTTTGGTCCTAGTGGTCCATTTGGACCAGGTGCTGGTCGCCCAGGAGGCCCTGGTAGACCAGGAATAGCAGGAAGACCAGGCACTCCAGGTACACCAGGTGGTCCTGGTGGTCCAGGAGGTCCAGGTGGTGCAGGGGGACCAGCTGGTCCCGGATACCCCTCAGGTGGTCCTGGAGGATTTGGTCCTAGTGGCCAACTTGGTCCTGGTGCTGGCAGACCAGGAGGTCAAGGTGGTCCAGGAGGGGCAGGTGGATACCCATCAGGTGGTCCTGGAGGATTTGGTCCTAGTGGTCCCTTTGGCCCTGGTAAGCCAGGGGCTCCAGGAGGGCCAGGAGGTCCAGGAGGGCCAGGTTATCCATCAGGAGGACCTGGTGGATTTGGTCCTAGTGGTCCATTTGGACCTGGTGGTGGTCGGCCAGGAACACAAGGTCAGCCAGGAATCCCAGGCAGGCCAGGTACACCTGGGGCACCAGGTGGTCCAGGAGGACCTGGAGGTCCTGGTGGTCTAGGTGGACCAACTGGTCCTGGATATCCTTCAGGTGGACCTGGAGGATTCGGTCCTAGTGGACCTTTTGGTCCTGGTGCTGGAAGACCAGGTGGTTTTGGAAGACCTGGTGGTCCAGGAGGGCCAGGTGGCCCAGGATACCCATCAGGTGGGCCAGGAGGGTTTGGTCCCAGTGGTCCATTTGGACCTTCTGCTGGTCGGCCAGGAACACCTGGTCAGCCAGGAATCCCAGGCAGGCCAGGTACACCTGGGGCACCAGGTTTTCCAGGAGGACCTGGAGGTCCTGGTGGTCTAGGAGGACCAACTGGTCCTGGATATCCTTCAGGTGGACCTCCAGGATTCGGTCCTAGTGGTCCCTTCAGCCCCGGTAGGCCAGGGGCTCCAGGAGGGCCAGGAGGTCCAGGAGGTCCTGGAGGGCCAGGTTATCCATCAGGAGGACCTGGTGGATTTGGTCCTAGTGGTCCATTTGGACCTGGTGGTGGTCGGCCAGGAACACAGGGTCAGCCAGGAATCCCAGGCAGGCCAGGTACACCTGGGGCACCAGGTGGTCCAGGAGGACCTGGAGGTCCTGGTGGTCTAGGTGGACCAACTGGTCCTGGATATCCTTCAGGTGGACCTGGAGGATTTGGTCCTAGTGGACCTTTTGGTCCTGGTGCTGGAAGACCAGGTGGTTTTGGAAGACCTGGTGGTCCAGGAGGGCCAGGTGGCCCAGGATACCCATCAGGTGGGCCAGGAGGGTTTGGTCCCAGTGGTCCATTTGGACCTTCTGCTGGTCGGCCAGGAACACCTGGTCAGCCAGGATTCCCAGGCAGGCCAGGTACATCTGGTGCATCAGGTGGTCCAGGAGGACCTGGAGGCCCTGGTGGTCCAGGAGGTCCAACCAGTCCTGGATACCCAACAGGTGGACCTGGAGGATTTGGTCCTAGTGGTCCATTTGGACCTGGTGGTGGACGCCCAGGTACTCCAGGTGGTCCAGGAGGTCCAGGAGGCCCAGGAGGTCCTGGTGGTCCAGGAGGGCCATTTGGTCCTGGATATCCATCTGGAGGTCCTGGTGGATTTGGCCCTACTGGCCCATTTGGCCCAGGAGGTCCTGGTATACCAGGTAGACCTAGCCGTCCTGGTACACCAGGTGGTCCTGGAGGTCCAGGTGGTCCTGGAGCTCCTGGAAGGCCTGGTGGTCCTGGATATCCATCAGGTGGGCCTGGAGGATTTGGGCCAAGTGGCCCTTTCGGTCCAGGTGCTGGTCAGCCTGGTCGCCCTGGTGGACCAGGGGGTCCAGGAGGCCCTGGAGGCCCAGGTAGGCCAGGAACAGGGTACCCTTCAGGCACACCTGGAGGATTTGGTCCTAGTGGTCCATTTGGCCCTGGTGCTGGTCGGCCAGGAGGCCCAAGTCGGCCTGGTGGTCCAGGGGCTCCAGGTTCTCCAGGTGGACCTGGGGGACCAAGTGGTCCAGGAGGACCTTCTGGTCCCAGTGGCCCATTTGGTCCTGGTGCTGGTAGACCTGGAGGACAAGGGGGCCCTGGTGTACCTGGACAACCAGGTGGTGGATTTAAGCCAAGTGGTCCATATGGCCCTGGTTATCCTGGAGGTCCTTCAGGTGGTGTTGGTCGACCTGGCCGtcctggtggtgtgttaggtgatgctACTGGTCCTGGAGGGCCAGGTGGTCCTTCTGGTCCCACAGGCTATCCTTCTGGTGGCATTGGAGGCAGGCCGGGTGGAGTTGGTCCTGGTGGTCCTTTTGGTCCGACTGGCCCTACTGGACCTACTGGTCCTACTGGACCTACTGGTCCTACTGGGCCTACAGGTCCTGGAGGACCAactggtggtgttggtggtgttgGTGGAATCGGTGGAACTGGCCCAACTGGACCTCCAGGGCCGAGTGGACCATATCCTAGTGGGCCTGCTGGCCCCAATGGTCCATATCCAGAAGGATCACCTGGTCCTGATGGTCCTTTCCCAACAGGTTCACCTGGTCCTGGGCCATACGATGAAGGAGATTATTCTGCTATTCCTGGAGAACCAGGAGTAGATTATCCCATATATTCTGAAGTACCTGCTACTTCATTTAGTTGCAGTCAGCAGAAATTCCCTGGATACTATGCTGATGTGGAGACACAGTGTCAGGCATTCCATATTTGTGCTAACAATCGCACATATGATTTCCTGTGCCCTAATGGTACAGTGTTCCATCAGGAATATTTCGTTTGTGTTTGGTGGAATCAGTTTGACTGTAGCAGAGCTCCAGGGTTGTATAATCTGAATGAATTTATTTATGACTATACAATATTTGGAAGCCCTGGTGCAGAACTACTCAAACCTTCTGGTCCTGGAGGATTCCCAGGTGGAACAGGTACTGGAGCTACTCAAGGCCGTCCATTTAGTCCCAGCAGTGGTGTAACTCGTCCAGCTGGACCCACTGGGCCCTTTCGTCCTGGAACACCTGGTAGTATAGGAACTGGAATAGTAAAGCCTGGTGGAACATTTCCATCTGTAACCCCTGGAGTAACTGGTGGAAGTGGTGGTCCTGTCGCTGGATATCCACGTCCCGGTGGGCCAGGTGGAGTTGGTGGCATTCTTGGTGATGGAATAACTGGACCTTCTTCTGGTGGAGTACCACCATCAGGATTTCCTGGTAGTCAGATAGGACCAACACGCCCCTCAGGTCCCAGCACAGGCCTACCTGGTGGTACTGGTGGAGTAGGGCAAATTGGTCGACCAACAGGCGGCTACCCAAGGCCAGGTACAGGCAGACCGGGACTGGCTGATACTGGAACACAACCAGCCTACCCAGACAGACAGTATTTGCCTCCTAGGAACTCTTAA